A window from Dehalobacter sp. DCA encodes these proteins:
- a CDS encoding IS1634 family transposase, whose translation MYVAITGSGKARVIQFREDTRIPGTTKKKTHVVKTIGNYERMLAEDPDIIAKLKAEAAELTRAKKETNAPLALSVTVMDITSPQDVVPSFRFGHALIKQLWSTMGLDAFFLANCGKRNATAVGQALFYLVAHRCADPCSIHASALEQNSYAGILSLGIDVLYDVLDVLSQQKEAIISHLADFFEKKTSRSGPEAYYDVTTYAFESTRWGELRMFGFSKDHKNNEVQVVMGLLLDNNGIPITYELFPGNTMDQCTLTRSVEKLKSLYRLEKITVVADRGLNSGSNLEYLCKGGHDFVISYTLKRSPDSFKELVWNDEGWQDSVDLATGEITSRSKIVEQILEVKVPIDQDEESAEKKKRGRPRKYTIEKIPVKIHLTWSAKRANKDRSDRERVLEKLKKRLDKPYQLKAAVKRGCNQFLQMELDTEDWKLDEAKIEQAARYDGYYAVITNNLNLSTDEVSKIYGGLWKIEESFRILKTDLRARPVFVWNDEHIKGHFAMCFIALCILRYAQYLLEQSMGKSVSAAQIMEAIQDPLALVQGEYPNNIVTPTQVSQTYLDLASILKLTPLKTNMTLTKFRSCTKLDLTINLK comes from the coding sequence ATGTACGTTGCCATAACAGGCTCGGGCAAGGCCCGGGTCATACAGTTTAGAGAAGATACCCGTATTCCGGGAACAACGAAGAAAAAGACGCATGTCGTGAAGACGATTGGTAACTATGAACGAATGCTCGCTGAGGATCCGGACATTATTGCCAAGCTTAAGGCTGAAGCAGCTGAACTGACAAGGGCAAAGAAGGAAACGAACGCTCCTCTCGCTTTAAGCGTTACCGTTATGGACATCACATCACCTCAGGATGTTGTTCCTTCCTTCAGGTTCGGTCATGCGCTAATCAAACAGCTTTGGAGCACTATGGGGTTAGACGCCTTTTTTCTTGCTAATTGCGGAAAGCGCAATGCTACAGCTGTTGGACAAGCTCTATTCTACCTTGTCGCCCATCGCTGCGCAGATCCTTGCAGTATCCATGCGAGTGCATTGGAACAGAATTCCTATGCGGGTATCCTTTCTCTTGGGATCGATGTCCTTTACGATGTTCTTGATGTACTCTCCCAGCAGAAAGAGGCCATCATAAGCCACCTTGCTGACTTCTTTGAAAAGAAAACCAGCCGCAGTGGTCCTGAAGCATACTATGACGTCACAACGTACGCTTTTGAGAGCACCCGCTGGGGCGAATTACGAATGTTTGGCTTCTCGAAGGATCACAAAAATAACGAAGTTCAGGTGGTCATGGGGCTGCTTTTGGACAACAACGGCATACCCATAACGTATGAACTTTTTCCAGGCAACACGATGGATCAGTGTACTCTGACCCGATCGGTAGAGAAGCTTAAGAGTCTGTACAGGCTGGAAAAGATCACGGTGGTTGCCGACAGAGGACTCAACAGCGGCAGCAATCTTGAGTACCTCTGCAAGGGTGGGCACGACTTCGTCATCAGCTATACTTTAAAGCGTTCTCCTGACTCCTTTAAGGAACTTGTATGGAACGACGAAGGATGGCAAGATAGTGTGGACCTTGCCACAGGGGAGATAACCTCTCGTTCCAAGATCGTAGAGCAAATACTGGAGGTCAAGGTTCCCATAGATCAGGATGAGGAAAGTGCTGAAAAGAAAAAAAGAGGAAGGCCCAGGAAGTACACTATTGAAAAAATTCCCGTAAAGATACACTTAACCTGGTCGGCCAAACGGGCTAACAAAGACAGATCCGACAGGGAACGCGTACTAGAGAAGCTCAAGAAACGCCTTGACAAACCCTATCAGCTTAAGGCTGCAGTAAAACGGGGTTGCAATCAGTTTTTGCAGATGGAGCTTGACACAGAAGATTGGAAGCTGGATGAAGCAAAAATTGAGCAAGCCGCCCGCTATGATGGGTATTATGCGGTCATTACCAACAACCTGAACTTGAGCACAGATGAGGTTTCCAAGATATACGGAGGACTATGGAAGATCGAAGAGAGTTTTAGAATACTTAAGACTGACCTTAGAGCACGACCGGTTTTCGTATGGAATGACGAACATATTAAGGGGCACTTTGCCATGTGTTTCATCGCGTTATGCATACTCCGTTATGCACAGTACTTACTCGAACAATCAATGGGCAAGAGCGTTTCGGCCGCGCAAATCATGGAAGCAATACAGGACCCCCTTGCATTAGTTCAGGGAGAATACCCAAATAATATCGTTACCCCAACCCAAGTTTCCCAGACTTATCTCGATCTCGCATCGATACTCAAACTGACTCCTCTAAAGACAAACATGACACTGACCAAGTTCCGTTCATGCACAAAATTGGATCTAACAATAAACCTAAAATAA
- a CDS encoding cell wall-binding repeat-containing protein: protein MVYLKKGFSYCLLLGSFILILLLLPRPENACAYYDSRLSGVDRYQTAMDISGEGWDQSDYVLLVSGEDFADALCAGPLAKKYNAPILYTEKSTLNSYALKEIERLDVKNILIIGGYDAISRNVEHTLEESTNVSNIERIYGSDRYATSVEIAKRLGSKTVALANGNNYADTLSISTIAAAQGYSVLLSSANVLPEVVRMHLQNYQISSTYIIGGTSVIGTNIENQIPSPVRLAGNDRYDTNRVVLEYFSKVLDYNKLYVGTADNEEGFAASLAGTALAAKTSSPIILCGTERSVITEDLVRSHMTVASYIHALGGTGAVSDHIIDGLNQSYDQVQKSVFDQAGTYGPLSGTMTVGNLAIESSGVIVQNTVIQGDLLLGEGIGGGTVELRNVTVKGRTTVRGCGSGEILGDTFISKALVIDVISEKNTVIDLDEKSQVQNVLLETDATLDASDCTSSVAFTTVNIIRGEYVELMGGFSTVNVASEGIEIVLDSGKINILNANSRLTLSGSGTISTANIGSDDVTLYIKPGKTNNNNNYDVDIVDE from the coding sequence ATGGTATATCTGAAAAAAGGTTTTAGCTACTGTCTGCTTTTGGGTTCTTTTATCTTAATATTGTTGCTGCTTCCCCGTCCAGAGAATGCCTGTGCATATTACGACAGCAGGTTGTCTGGTGTGGACCGCTACCAGACGGCCATGGACATCTCCGGTGAGGGATGGGATCAATCCGATTATGTCCTTCTTGTCAGCGGCGAAGATTTTGCCGACGCGCTTTGTGCCGGCCCTTTAGCCAAAAAATATAACGCCCCCATTCTCTATACAGAAAAGTCTACACTTAACAGCTATGCCCTCAAAGAAATTGAAAGATTGGATGTAAAAAATATTTTGATTATTGGGGGATATGATGCGATATCCAGAAATGTAGAACATACTCTTGAAGAGTCTACTAATGTGTCCAATATTGAACGCATCTACGGTTCTGACAGATATGCGACTTCTGTTGAAATCGCTAAAAGGCTTGGTAGTAAAACTGTCGCCCTGGCGAATGGGAATAACTATGCTGATACTCTGTCCATTTCGACAATTGCTGCGGCTCAAGGTTATTCTGTTCTCCTTTCGTCGGCCAATGTTTTACCGGAAGTTGTAAGAATGCATCTGCAAAATTATCAAATCAGTAGCACTTATATTATCGGGGGAACAAGCGTTATCGGGACAAACATCGAAAACCAGATTCCTTCTCCAGTCAGGTTGGCAGGAAATGATCGCTATGATACGAACCGGGTTGTTCTTGAGTATTTTTCCAAAGTTCTTGATTATAATAAGCTCTATGTAGGAACTGCGGATAATGAAGAAGGTTTTGCCGCCTCATTGGCCGGCACAGCACTGGCAGCAAAAACATCCTCGCCGATCATTCTCTGTGGAACGGAACGTTCCGTTATAACAGAAGATTTGGTCCGGAGTCATATGACCGTCGCCAGCTATATCCATGCCCTAGGTGGGACTGGGGCAGTCTCTGACCACATTATCGACGGACTTAATCAAAGCTATGATCAAGTACAAAAAAGTGTTTTTGACCAGGCAGGCACATATGGTCCTTTGTCCGGAACAATGACAGTCGGGAATCTGGCCATTGAATCCTCGGGTGTTATTGTCCAGAACACGGTTATTCAAGGTGATCTTCTCCTGGGTGAAGGTATCGGCGGCGGAACGGTTGAACTGAGAAATGTTACGGTCAAAGGCCGGACCACTGTAAGGGGATGCGGGTCAGGGGAAATTCTCGGCGATACTTTTATTTCCAAAGCGCTGGTTATTGACGTCATATCGGAAAAGAATACTGTAATAGACCTTGATGAGAAATCTCAAGTACAGAATGTCCTGTTGGAAACAGATGCCACCCTTGACGCTTCTGACTGCACATCATCGGTAGCATTTACGACCGTAAATATCATCCGAGGAGAATATGTAGAATTAATGGGAGGCTTCAGTACAGTCAACGTTGCTTCAGAGGGGATAGAGATCGTACTAGATAGCGGAAAGATAAATATACTCAATGCCAATTCACGCCTTACCTTATCCGGATCAGGTACGATCAGCACTGCTAATATTGGCAGCGACGACGTTACACTATATATTAAGCCAGGAAAAACAAACAACAATAACAATTATGACGTCGATATTGTGGATGAATAG
- a CDS encoding PIG-L deacetylase family protein: MKKILKRRILLAASTLIIVFAFVFILSDQMAANYMVNTTPEHIGAPGANSRVLIIAPHPDDETLGAGMLIKKTLANGGKVKVVLMTNGDGYRVAAHLDYTKLTLTSKEYINFGYTRQQESVKALASLGISESDIIFLGYPDGGLASLWSSNWNSTSPYTSPYTQADRSPYTNSLKKSRLYCGQNVVADLSQIIHDFQPTDIVMPHPNDKHPDHWATNAFTKYTLTVLNYSPQKEWLYLIHRGLWPSPEAGSQHKRDLAPPAKLLKTGTKWYTLDLTDQEIRLKTEAIKLYHSQQKTLGFQMSCFEKPSELFGQYTDAKLISGMHIDSDITPNAGNILIQDPVQDKLLLDVDKGGDILAVYAEISKEGNLHLMIQTDQKMIKELNEYRYNLVFINKEKSSHLTLIVKGNEVYAQDPTTNTITRETANIYVSNQGGMSHLIINQSAFQQLEFGHYDHVFMDAESAFNSHLIDKTAWRMIDTR; this comes from the coding sequence ATGAAAAAAATCTTGAAAAGAAGAATTCTCCTGGCTGCTTCTACTCTGATTATTGTATTCGCGTTTGTATTTATCCTATCGGATCAGATGGCTGCCAATTATATGGTCAACACAACTCCGGAGCATATCGGTGCGCCTGGAGCGAACTCCCGGGTCCTGATTATTGCGCCGCACCCAGATGACGAGACGCTGGGGGCGGGTATGCTCATCAAAAAGACGCTGGCTAACGGAGGTAAAGTAAAAGTGGTCCTTATGACCAATGGTGATGGTTATAGGGTTGCAGCCCATTTAGACTATACAAAGCTGACGCTTACATCAAAAGAATATATCAATTTTGGCTATACACGCCAGCAGGAATCAGTGAAAGCTCTGGCATCATTGGGAATTTCTGAAAGCGATATTATCTTCCTGGGTTATCCTGACGGCGGACTTGCCTCACTATGGTCTTCCAACTGGAATTCAACGAGTCCGTACACCAGTCCCTATACCCAAGCAGACCGGTCACCCTATACCAACAGTCTTAAGAAAAGCCGCCTGTATTGCGGGCAAAATGTTGTTGCTGATTTATCACAGATCATTCACGATTTTCAGCCAACCGATATTGTCATGCCGCACCCGAATGATAAACATCCGGATCATTGGGCTACCAATGCTTTCACGAAATATACGCTGACTGTGCTGAACTATTCTCCGCAGAAAGAGTGGCTTTATCTAATTCACCGCGGTTTATGGCCTAGCCCGGAAGCCGGCTCACAGCATAAAAGGGATCTTGCGCCACCGGCCAAACTGCTTAAAACCGGCACCAAGTGGTATACACTCGATCTAACTGATCAGGAAATAAGATTAAAGACCGAAGCGATCAAGCTGTATCATTCGCAGCAAAAAACACTGGGATTCCAGATGTCCTGTTTTGAAAAGCCGAGCGAATTATTTGGGCAGTACACAGATGCTAAACTAATCAGCGGCATGCATATAGATTCGGACATTACGCCAAATGCCGGCAATATATTGATTCAGGACCCTGTTCAGGATAAACTGCTTTTGGATGTGGACAAAGGAGGAGATATCTTAGCTGTCTATGCAGAAATCTCCAAGGAAGGCAATTTGCATCTTATGATACAAACAGATCAAAAAATGATTAAGGAATTAAATGAATATCGTTATAATCTGGTCTTTATCAATAAAGAAAAGTCCTCGCACCTGACCCTCATCGTCAAAGGAAATGAGGTCTATGCGCAGGACCCAACTACAAATACAATCACAAGGGAGACTGCAAATATTTATGTTTCAAATCAGGGCGGTATGTCTCACCTTATTATTAATCAATCAGCATTTCAGCAATTAGAATTTGGCCATTATGATCATGTCTTTATGGATGCGGAGTCTGCTTTTAATAGCCACCTGATAGACAAAACTGCCTGGCGGATGATCGATACACGCTAG
- a CDS encoding DUF2935 domain-containing protein: MKAILLPGDFVRESLELHLFFGRIMKEHSIFLEAGFVTKDAAFAQQADMFKTQFAEVLRETVFLANGVVSEETLRSGESITDKTLRAEQITEELSGITIESVITNEEFGLTPNGGVNPAQLEAQVTALNQKAISLTNALVQFKTNILNGMLQCKLFTFNFPLLIIHIRREALFYINHLERLQRHMAVDFIQEAIEEEKFWNRQMAEHAQFIRQLLDPTESGLIVKAEGFDKQFNTLEQKVPEASLTKTDISGLTRSTITATRAFRDFKAAGTEGILTCKIKSIIIPLLADHVLREANHYIRILNRLKRDLQL, from the coding sequence TTGAAAGCAATATTACTGCCTGGAGATTTTGTTCGGGAGTCCTTGGAATTACACTTGTTTTTTGGACGAATTATGAAGGAGCATTCCATATTTCTCGAAGCTGGTTTTGTGACGAAGGATGCAGCATTTGCGCAACAAGCAGATATGTTTAAGACTCAATTTGCTGAAGTATTAAGGGAGACTGTATTTTTGGCAAACGGGGTTGTCAGTGAAGAAACATTAAGATCAGGGGAATCAATAACAGATAAAACGCTACGAGCTGAACAAATTACTGAGGAGCTATCTGGGATCACGATTGAATCAGTTATTACAAATGAAGAATTCGGACTAACCCCAAATGGTGGAGTAAATCCAGCACAACTTGAGGCACAAGTCACTGCCTTAAATCAGAAAGCCATTAGTTTGACCAATGCTTTGGTCCAGTTTAAAACCAACATACTTAACGGAATGCTTCAATGTAAATTGTTCACTTTTAATTTTCCCTTGTTAATAATCCATATCCGAAGAGAAGCATTATTTTACATAAATCATTTAGAGCGATTGCAAAGGCACATGGCGGTTGATTTTATTCAGGAGGCTATTGAAGAAGAAAAGTTCTGGAACAGGCAAATGGCGGAACACGCACAGTTTATCCGTCAATTATTAGATCCAACTGAATCTGGCCTAATTGTTAAAGCAGAAGGCTTTGACAAGCAATTCAATACACTTGAACAAAAGGTGCCGGAAGCATCCTTAACTAAAACAGATATTAGCGGTTTAACACGGTCAACGATTACGGCGACCCGAGCATTTAGAGATTTTAAAGCAGCCGGTACAGAAGGGATACTAACGTGTAAGATAAAATCAATAATCATTCCACTCTTAGCAGATCATGTATTGAGAGAAGCTAATCATTACATAAGAATATTAAACAGGTTAAAACGGGATTTACAGTTATAA
- a CDS encoding ABC transporter substrate-binding protein, with product MRRIFLIGFVVGILILSLGGCKSWEKSYEEAAATTFQVNVLKGTPVVGMIKMMEPGIKPNPRLGDTVKYVIEQSPDTLYAKLQAGEIEIAVIPTDMAAKLYNNEGQYQLAAINTKGSMYVLTNGVVIGSLADLKGKEVHFAVPSTALFAVFKYMLVQNGVDPDKDITLKFIEPDQVQTDIANTNKIMVMTEPWVSELTATNSNIKIALDIQKEWNRINGEETPLAHTCLVVKQEVAGRDPEKFGLFLRDYADSIDWVNKKSAEAARLVANHDIGISPEVAAELIPRCNMLYMKAIDAKPAVEKYLKVLQGNSPDSIGGKLPDENFYYQKND from the coding sequence ATGAGAAGAATATTCTTAATCGGATTTGTTGTAGGTATTTTGATTTTGTCGTTGGGTGGATGCAAATCTTGGGAGAAATCTTATGAGGAGGCGGCCGCTACAACTTTTCAAGTTAATGTATTAAAGGGAACACCCGTAGTAGGGATGATTAAGATGATGGAACCCGGTATTAAACCTAATCCTAGACTTGGCGACACGGTAAAATATGTAATAGAACAAAGCCCGGATACACTTTATGCTAAACTGCAAGCCGGGGAAATAGAAATAGCGGTAATTCCGACTGATATGGCGGCCAAGCTCTATAATAATGAGGGCCAATATCAACTGGCGGCGATTAATACCAAAGGGTCTATGTATGTACTCACCAATGGGGTTGTCATTGGCAGTCTGGCTGATTTAAAGGGTAAAGAGGTGCATTTTGCTGTTCCAAGTACAGCGTTGTTTGCAGTGTTTAAATACATGCTGGTTCAAAACGGAGTGGATCCGGATAAGGATATAACCCTTAAATTCATCGAGCCAGACCAGGTTCAAACCGATATTGCGAATACCAACAAAATCATGGTAATGACAGAACCGTGGGTATCAGAGTTAACAGCTACGAATAGCAATATAAAGATTGCTCTGGATATTCAAAAGGAATGGAATCGAATAAACGGGGAGGAGACGCCGCTTGCTCATACTTGTTTGGTGGTTAAGCAAGAGGTAGCAGGCCGGGATCCTGAAAAATTTGGCTTGTTTTTACGGGATTATGCTGATTCTATAGATTGGGTAAATAAAAAATCAGCAGAGGCTGCCAGACTGGTTGCTAATCATGATATCGGAATATCTCCCGAAGTGGCTGCGGAGCTTATTCCCAGATGCAACATGCTTTATATGAAAGCCATTGATGCTAAACCGGCAGTGGAGAAATATTTAAAGGTACTCCAAGGTAATTCGCCGGATTCAATAGGCGGAAAACTTCCTGATGAGAATTTTTATTATCAAAAAAACGACTGA
- a CDS encoding DUF4003 domain-containing protein: protein MDSNLRKKAESLINIYQQVAKDFRWKNSSSINTLIALSYVTKDKAYDRKEIERVNDYIKKNLGSFSSFRQRSILYSALLLVNSPDPETKLDILLAYDEKLKENGFRSYTYRPVTAYTLFLNCEPRKADIRIAKAYEIFTEMKKHHPWLTSGDDYAVSILLAASDKPVQSIIAKMEELYKELHECGFSRGNGLQFLSHILSLSEENSKAKAARCRILYDFFGQNKLKVYANNYGTLGLLTLLEDKSQRAAREVLGMSEYLREDRNIRWLGKETIFLTAASLVSCTMLESLKNSNDVIYTNAFVTIEALIAAQNAAMIGAACAATAASSGS, encoded by the coding sequence TTCGCTGGAAAAATTCAAGCAGTATCAATACGCTGATTGCTTTGTCTTATGTAACCAAAGACAAGGCTTATGACAGGAAAGAAATCGAAAGGGTCAATGACTATATCAAAAAGAATTTGGGTTCTTTTTCGAGTTTCAGACAAAGATCCATTCTGTATTCAGCCTTGCTGCTCGTCAATTCTCCCGATCCGGAAACAAAACTGGATATCCTTCTTGCTTATGATGAGAAACTCAAAGAAAACGGGTTTCGCAGTTACACATACAGGCCGGTGACTGCCTATACACTGTTCTTGAATTGCGAACCGCGCAAAGCCGATATTCGGATTGCCAAAGCCTATGAGATTTTCACCGAAATGAAGAAACATCACCCCTGGCTGACTTCCGGTGATGATTATGCTGTCTCAATCCTGCTTGCAGCTTCGGATAAACCCGTACAGAGTATCATAGCCAAAATGGAAGAGCTGTACAAAGAACTTCATGAATGTGGTTTTAGCCGTGGAAACGGGCTCCAATTCTTGTCGCACATCTTAAGTCTGAGCGAGGAGAACAGTAAGGCTAAAGCTGCAAGATGCCGCATCCTGTATGATTTCTTCGGTCAAAATAAATTAAAAGTCTACGCCAATAACTATGGAACACTCGGTCTGCTTACCTTGCTTGAAGATAAAAGCCAGAGAGCTGCGCGTGAGGTGCTTGGAATGAGTGAATATCTCCGAGAAGACCGAAATATCCGCTGGCTGGGCAAGGAGACTATTTTTCTTACAGCAGCGTCGCTCGTTTCTTGCACGATGTTGGAAAGCCTCAAAAACAGCAATGATGTGATCTATACCAATGCTTTTGTGACAATTGAAGCACTCATCGCAGCTCAAAATGCAGCAATGATCGGCGCTGCGTGTGCCGCAACGGCTGCATCCAGCGGCAGCTAG